The Labilibaculum sp. sequence CAGGAGAATGGCGTTGCAGCATGCGTTAAGCATTATGCACTAAATAATCAGGAAGAATGGCGCGGACATATCAATGTAAACCTTAGCGATAGGGCTCTTTATGAGATTTATCTGCCCGCTTTTAAAGCAGCAGTAAAAGAGGGCAATGTTTGGTCAATAATGGGAGCTTATAATCAGGTTCGGGGTGAGCATTGCTGTCATAGCGATTTGTTGCTTAATAAAATATTGAAAGGAGAATGGAATTTCGATGGAGCTGTAATTACGGACTGGGGAGGGACTCATGATACCAAACAAGCTGCTTTTAATGGATTGGATATTGAAATGGGCACTTGGACAAATGGTTTGACTTCGTCGGCTAAATTTGCTTACGGCAACTATTTTTTGGCTGATCCATTTTTGAAAATGATTCAGGATGGAGAAATAGACGAATCGGTTGTTGATGATAAAGTTAGACGGATTTTGAGATTGATGCACAGAACCAATATGAACTTAAATCGTTCTCTTGGCCGGATGAATAATGTTGAGCATGCTCAGGCAGCACGAAAAGTTGCCGCAGATGGTATTGTATTATTAAAAAACAAGAATGATTTTTTCCCCATTAATCCAGACACGAATATTAAGATTGCAGTAATTGGTGAAAATGCTACCCGTTCTATGACTGTTGGTGGCGGTTCATCAGAATTGAAAGCAAAATATGAAATATCACCACTGGAAGGCATTAAAAACCGCTTCAAAAATGCGACTATTCTTCATTCCATGGGTTATGCTTCCGGACCATCAGCTTATGGACGCGAAATACCTTCTGAATTGAATGCCGATTCGTTGGTAAAAGCTGCAGTTAATGTAGCTTCAAAAGCGGATGTTGTTTTATTTATTGGAGGACTGAATAAAAATCATTTTCAGGATTGTGAGGGGGGTGACCGCAAGCATTTCGAGTTGCCATTTGGACAAAATGAGTTGATTGATAAATTGTTAAAAGTAAATAGCAATCTGGGTGTTGTTTTGGTGAGTGGCAATGCTGTCGAAATGCCTTGGCTTACTCATGTAAATGGATTAATACAATCATGGTACAATGGAAGTGAGGCAGGTAATGCATTAGCTGATGTAATTTCGGGTGATGTGAATCCTTCCGGAAAACTTCCCTTCTCATATCCAGTTCAACTAAAAGATAATGCAGCTCATTATTTTGGTGAACTTTCATACCCGGGTGATAGTATCAATCAGTACTACAAAGAAGATATTTTAGTTGGATATCGTTGGCACGACACAAAAAAGATTAAACCTTTGTTTGCCTTTGGTTACGGGTTATCTTATACAGGTTTTAAGATTTCTGATTTAACAACAGATAAGCAGATTTACTCTAAAGGTGATAAGATAAAAGTTAATTGTTTGTTGGCAAATACAGGCGAAGTAAAAGGAGCAGAAGTTGTTCAGATTTATATTGGCAAGCCAAAATCAAAAGTAGAGCGGGCTCTAAAAGAACTTAAAGGTTTCAAGAAGGTTTATTTAGATTATGGAGAAAAACAACAGGTAGAGATTGAAATTTCTGTTGATGATTTGGCATTTTACGATGAATCAATATCTGATTGGAACTTGGAAAAAGGCACGTATATTATTTATATTGGTACTTCCTCCGATACTATTATTCAAAAGCAGAAAATAAACATAAAATAGAGAGTTGGGGATGGGGTTTGCCATCCCTTTTGTATTTTAACTTTGAAATAAATTCACAAGACTTATTTATGTATAGATTGATTGGCATAATCCTGCTTTTTGTTTTATCAAGTTTCTCAATTCAGGCTGAGAGGCAATATTCTTTTCTCAAAGTTGATAATGTTGATGGATTAATTAACAACCATGTTAATTGTACTTATAAGGATACAAGAGGCTTTATTTGGATTGGAACAAGAGCTGGATTAAGTAGATTTGATGGTTTTCAGTTTGTTAATTACACACATACAACAAAAGATACAACAACAATAGCAGATAATTACATTGAGAACATACAGGAAGATGCTGATGGGAATTTGTGGATTGGTACTTTGCAGGGTTATGTTGTTTTTGATATAAATAAGGAAAAGTTTTATAGGGATTTATCATTATTCATTGGAGAAAAAAGTTCATCGCAAAATATAGAGGTTTTATACATTGATAAGAATAAACAGAAATGGATTAAGCCATATAATCAGAATTATTATCAGCGGGTTGACTCTGTTACGGGTAAATTGATAAGCGTTTTTCCTGTGCATGAAAAAGAAGAATGTTGTGTTGTGAATTTTCAACAGGCCAACGGAGATTATTATTACCTTTTAAGCAATGGAATTATCGAATGTTACGATGGAGAGAATTACAATCTCAAATTCAGAAATGATCACTTATCAGGAAAACTGGGTGCAGATAGCTTAAGTACAGCTCTTTTAATTGATGCAGAGAATGATATTTGGTTGTATGGAAATAACGATGGGCTGTATCAATACCAAATAGTAAATGAGAAGTGGAATCATTACACGGTTCATTCAAATAAAATACGCTTAACAAGTAATATCGTAAAAAGAGTTATACAAGATGATAAGGGGCTGATTTGGGTTGGGACTGACCATGGAGGTATTGATGTGATTAATAAGTTTTCCGGAGAAGTAACCCAAATATACCATCAATCCGATAACGATAAAAGTATAGCTCAGAATTCAATTACTGATTTATACATTGATGATAATAACATAATTTGGATTGGGACATTTAAAAATGGGCTAAGTTATTATCATGAGAGTATTCACAAATTTCCTCATTACAGACATTTATTGTCCGACCCATCAAGCCTGCCGTATAATGATGTAAACTGTTTCGTGGAAGATGAAAAAGGGAATTTATGGATAGGAACAAACGGAGGCGGACTTATTTATTTTAATCGTCATGCAAATACTTTTACAAAATATCAATATGAAGAAGACAAGCCTAATTCTTTAAGTGGTAATGTTGTTGTGAGCTTATTTATTGATAGTGAAAAAGAACTGTGGGTTGGAACATATACGGGAGGACTAAATCGTTTTAATGGAAAAACATTTAAAAGGTATCAATATTCACCAAATAAAAATAATGGTCTCACAAGCAACAATATATGGTCAATCAATGAAGATAATCAACAAAATATATGGGTTGGTACCCTTGGAGGAGGAATTGTAATATTCGATCGGATCAATAAGATTTTTAAACCTGTTCCGAATAAAGGGAATGTAAATTTACCAACAAAATTTGTTAAACAGATTTACAAATTAAATAATGGTAATTTCTTTATTGCAACGGAGAGAGGTGTCCTGTTTTATGACCTTAAAGAACAACGTTACAAGTATCATCCATTGCTTGCAAGATCAACGCCACTGGCCATTAGTAATAAAACAGTTAATGCAGTTTATGAAGATACCCGCGGTTTGCTTTGGATTGCTTCCCGTGAAGGTTTGATTGTGGTTAATCCCAACACAGATTTTGTTAAAAGTTTTACTGTGTCAGATGGCTTATCAGAAGATTTTATTAGTTGTATTTTAGAAGATGAGTTTCAATCTATCTGGGTAAGCAAATCAAGTGGTTTAAGTCAAATAGTAGTTAATCAGACTTTACCGGGCGAAGAATATTCATTTTCTATTTTTGATTATACAGAAGAGGATGGCTTGCAGGGAAAAGAATTTAACACACAAGCTGCATACAAAACTTCTAAAAATGAATTAATTTTTGGCGGGAGCAACGGGTTTAATATGTTTCAATCCAAAAATATCAGATACAATCAGATTTCACCAAAAGTAGTATTTACCGACTTTCAAATTTTTAATAAAAGCATCAAGCCCAATACCCCGATTAATAACAAAATTGTTCTTAAAGAATCGATTACCTCTGCTAAATCTATTGAGCTAAAGTACTCGATGAATGTTTTTTCCATCGAATTTACGGCACTTAACTTTTTTATTCCGAGTAAAATTAAATATCAATATAAATTGGAGGGATTCGATGATGATTGGGTGTCGTTGGATGCAAATCGAAATCGGGTAACCTACACCAATCTTAATCCGGGAGATTATTATTTTAAAGTTAAGGCATCCAATAACGATGGAATTTGGAATGAGGATTATGCCCAATTGCATATTATTGTGCTTCCTCCTTTATATGCAACACCATTTGCCTACTTAATTTATATTTTATTAGGTGTTGGTATCTTGGGGTATTTCAGATATTCGATGCTTCGTAAAGAGCGTCTGAAATTTGATGTTGAGCAAGGGCGCCTGCAAGCGAAACGCAATCATGATATGGATGAAATGAAACTGAGGTTTTTAACGAATGTCAGTCATGAATTTCGTACGCCATTAACGCTGATTTTAGCCCCTTTGGATAAATTGTTAAAGCAAACCAGATCCGAATCGGAAAAAAAATTGCTTGATACCATTGAGAGAAATGCCAGGCAACTGCTTAATCTGGTAAACCAGTTACTGGATTTTCGTAAGTTGGAGTTGCATGGATTGAGATACAATCCATCTTACGTTGATATTGTTGCTTTTTTAAACGAAGTGACTCATAATTTTGAGGATGCCTTTAACAAGAAGCGTATCAAATTCATATTTGAGCATTCAACAGAACATTTTATCTTCAATTTCGATAAAGAAAAACTGGAGAAGGTAATGATGAACCTATTATCCAATGCTTTAAAATTCACTCATGAAAAAGGGAATGTAAAATTAAAGTTGGAAGTAAAAGATGAAGATGGAATTGTTAATATTATTATTCAGGATAATGGTGTTGGAATAGATGAAGAGGATATCGACAAAATATTTGTGCGTTTTTATCAATCCGAAAATAATAAGAAATTGGGACTGTCTGGAAGTGGAATTGGATTGAATCTTGCCCGTGAGATGATTCAACTGCACAATGGTATTATTGAGGTGGAAAGCGAGCGGGGTAAAGGGGCCAAATTTAAAGTGAGTTTGCCAATTGATAAAACCGTTATAATAGATAATGAAGATCTGGAAAGAGTAGAAGATGATTTTGTTAGGCCTGAACAAGAATCTGAAAGTAGTGAGAAAATCAAAAAGCCGATTATTTTATTGGTTGAAGATAATATTGATTTCAGATCGTTTATGAAAGAAGCACTGCAGGAACAGTTTAAGATCTACGAGGCTCAGGATGGTCAGAAGGGGTACGATACAGTTCATAAGGTACATCCCGATTTAATTATTAGCGATGTGATGATGCCAAAAGTTGATGGCCTTGAATTGTGTACAATGCTTCGTAAAGATATCCGGACATCTCACATCCCGTTTATACTTTTAACCGCACGAACAGCTGATGAAGATAAAATTAAAGGGCTGGAAATTGGTGCTGATGATTACATAACTAAACCCTTTAATATGGATTTACTCCTTTTGCGGGTTCGTAAATTGCTTGAGAAAAGAAGTCAGTTCCAAAAACAGTTTCAAAAAACGGTTGATATTAGTCCAAGCGAAGTTCAGATTACTTCTATGGATGAAAAATTGATTAAAAAAGCCGTTGCAATAGTTGAGAAAAATATTTCAGAAGCTGGTTTTTCAGTTGAAGACTTAAGCAAGGAGTTGGGGATGAGTCGTGTTTACCTGTATAAAAAATTAGTTTCGATAACGGGTAAATCTCCTATTGAGTTTATTAGAATTATCAGATTAAAAAGAGGAATTCAACTTCTGGAAAAAAGCCAGATGAATATTGCTGAAATTGCATACGAAGTAGGATTTAACAGCCCACGTTATTTCAGTAAGTATTTTAAAGAAGAGTATGGTATTTTGCCAACGGCCTATGTAAAAAGACATAAGCAAGATGGAGAATAATTGCCCTTGATGCGGGATTAACATTTAGTTACCCTTTTGGAAACATTTGATATGTGAAAATATTGAGTTTGTAATTATTTTAGCCTTTAAATTAAAATGGAGTTATGAATTCAAAATTTTTAGTTAAAGTAAGCCTTGTGCTTATGCTTTTTTATTTAATTCCTAGGCCTGCTTATTCCAATGTTTCATTGCCTGCTATTTTTGGCAAGCACATGGTGATGCAGCAAAATTCAGAGGTGAAACTATGGGGTTGGGGCAAACCGATGGAAAAAATTAGAGTTACTACCTCATGGGATAATGATACCCTAAATACTGTAACCAATAATAATGCAAAATGGTCGGTAACCATAAAAACTCCTGAAGCAGGAGGTCCTTATTCAATAAATATAGAAGGATACAATTCTGTTGTTATCGATGATATATTAATGGGTGAGGTGTGGTTGCTTTCGGGGCAGTCGAATATGGAATGGAAAACCAGCTTTGGAATTAATAATATAGGAGAAGAGGTTGAAAATGCTGACAATAATGAAATTCGTTTTTTTTCAGTAACGCTTAAAACATCACCAACTAAATGTATTGATGTTTCAGGTCAGTGGATGAAATGTACGCCCGAAAACATGAATGATTTTAGTGCTATAGGTTATTTTTTTGGAAAGGAACTGAATAAAGAACTTAAGATTCCTGTTGGATTAATCAGCTCTAATTGGGGTGGAACGCCAATTGAAACATGGGTTCCGGAGCAAGAAATTTTGGCTTCGAATGAGTTAACAGAATCTGCTCAAAAGGTACCTTATTTTCCTTGGGCACCCAATATGCCTGGTTGTGTTTACAATGCAATGATAGCACCGATTATGCCTTTCCCAATGAAAGGAGTTTTGTGGTATCAGGGAGAAGCTAATGTCGATAATTCAGCAACATATACCAAAACCCTTGAGACTTTAGTGAGAAGTTGGAGGAAAGGTTTTAAAACTGATCTTGCTTTTTATTATGCACAAATAGCTCCTTTTACTCACTATGCTAAAGATGCAGGAGTAAAAGTCCGCGAAGCTCAACGCCGTGCTTTAGAATCTATTCCAAATTCGGGAATGGTTGTAATGAGTGATATTGGTGATCCTCTTGATATTCATCCACGTAATAAAATTGACGCAGGGAAGCGGTTTGCACATCTGGCACTTAATAAAACCTATAAGTTGAGTGATTTTCCAGCATCAGGACCGCTTTTTAAGACTTTTTTGATTAAAGGATCAGAAGTCGAAGTAATTTTTGATTGTGCAGAAGGATTGCATTGTGAGAAAGCTGATTTGCCCTATTTTGAATTAGCAGGAGAGGATGGAATCTGGTTTTCTGCTCAGGCTTTTATTAAAAACGACAAAGTACTTGTGAAATCAGAGGAAGTTAGGAATCCCGTTAATGTGAGATTTGCCTGGGCCAATTCAGCCACACCAAAACTTTTTAACAAGGATAATTTACCGGCTTCCTGTTTTACTACAATTGATTTTTGAAAACCATATAATTTTTATAAATGAGAACTATAGTAAAGAATATCATTTTATTGTCCTGCGTGTTTGTTTTTGGATTTTGTAATGTTCAAAATCAGGATATTGCATTCGATCAGCCAAATTTAACTTACGAAGGCCGAATTATGTTTCGACCTGATGCTGCGGAGCTTTCATGGTCGGGTTCTTCGGTAAGTATCCAATTTAAGGGAAGCAGTATTTCAGCTACTTTGCAGGATTTGGATACGGCAAATTATTACAATGTGATTGTTGATCGTAAGGTGATTTCGAAATTGCATACCGATACACTGAAAACAAAATACATACTAGCCTCAGGCTTATCTGAAGGAATACATCAAGTACAATTGTATAAACGTACCGAATGGGATAAAGGGAAAACATTGTTTTATGGTTTTGAATTACCCGGTGATGCAAAACTTCTGCCGGCGGAAACACCCAAAAAGAGAAAAATAGAGTTCTACGGAAACTCCATTACCTCTGCGTATGGAAATGAAGATACTAGTGGAAAAGATCGTCCGTATGGTTATTTTCAAAATAACTATGAATCATACGCAGCTATTACAGCAAGACATTTTAATGCTCAATACCATTGTATTTCTAAAAGTGGTATCGGAGTATTGGTTAGTTGGTTTCCATTGATTATGTCCGAAATGTATGATCGAATCGACCCAAATGACTCAGTTTTAAAATGGGATTTTTCCAAATATACACCTGATGTAGTAGTAATTAATCTTTTTCAGAACGATTCATGGATCGTAAATATCCCCAAAAATGAGCAGTTTAAAAATAGATTTGGTAAGGATGCACCCGATTCAACAACTATTATTGCAGCTTACAAAGATTTCGTCACTTCCATTCGCGGTAAGTATCCACATTCGTCTATTATCTGTACCCTTGGCAGTATGGATGCAACCCAAAAAGGATCTCAGTGGCCTGGATATGTACAAACAGCAGTAAGTCAATTAAAGGATGATAAGATATTCTCTTGTTT is a genomic window containing:
- a CDS encoding two-component regulator propeller domain-containing protein, with translation MYRLIGIILLFVLSSFSIQAERQYSFLKVDNVDGLINNHVNCTYKDTRGFIWIGTRAGLSRFDGFQFVNYTHTTKDTTTIADNYIENIQEDADGNLWIGTLQGYVVFDINKEKFYRDLSLFIGEKSSSQNIEVLYIDKNKQKWIKPYNQNYYQRVDSVTGKLISVFPVHEKEECCVVNFQQANGDYYYLLSNGIIECYDGENYNLKFRNDHLSGKLGADSLSTALLIDAENDIWLYGNNDGLYQYQIVNEKWNHYTVHSNKIRLTSNIVKRVIQDDKGLIWVGTDHGGIDVINKFSGEVTQIYHQSDNDKSIAQNSITDLYIDDNNIIWIGTFKNGLSYYHESIHKFPHYRHLLSDPSSLPYNDVNCFVEDEKGNLWIGTNGGGLIYFNRHANTFTKYQYEEDKPNSLSGNVVVSLFIDSEKELWVGTYTGGLNRFNGKTFKRYQYSPNKNNGLTSNNIWSINEDNQQNIWVGTLGGGIVIFDRINKIFKPVPNKGNVNLPTKFVKQIYKLNNGNFFIATERGVLFYDLKEQRYKYHPLLARSTPLAISNKTVNAVYEDTRGLLWIASREGLIVVNPNTDFVKSFTVSDGLSEDFISCILEDEFQSIWVSKSSGLSQIVVNQTLPGEEYSFSIFDYTEEDGLQGKEFNTQAAYKTSKNELIFGGSNGFNMFQSKNIRYNQISPKVVFTDFQIFNKSIKPNTPINNKIVLKESITSAKSIELKYSMNVFSIEFTALNFFIPSKIKYQYKLEGFDDDWVSLDANRNRVTYTNLNPGDYYFKVKASNNDGIWNEDYAQLHIIVLPPLYATPFAYLIYILLGVGILGYFRYSMLRKERLKFDVEQGRLQAKRNHDMDEMKLRFLTNVSHEFRTPLTLILAPLDKLLKQTRSESEKKLLDTIERNARQLLNLVNQLLDFRKLELHGLRYNPSYVDIVAFLNEVTHNFEDAFNKKRIKFIFEHSTEHFIFNFDKEKLEKVMMNLLSNALKFTHEKGNVKLKLEVKDEDGIVNIIIQDNGVGIDEEDIDKIFVRFYQSENNKKLGLSGSGIGLNLAREMIQLHNGIIEVESERGKGAKFKVSLPIDKTVIIDNEDLERVEDDFVRPEQESESSEKIKKPIILLVEDNIDFRSFMKEALQEQFKIYEAQDGQKGYDTVHKVHPDLIISDVMMPKVDGLELCTMLRKDIRTSHIPFILLTARTADEDKIKGLEIGADDYITKPFNMDLLLLRVRKLLEKRSQFQKQFQKTVDISPSEVQITSMDEKLIKKAVAIVEKNISEAGFSVEDLSKELGMSRVYLYKKLVSITGKSPIEFIRIIRLKRGIQLLEKSQMNIAEIAYEVGFNSPRYFSKYFKEEYGILPTAYVKRHKQDGE
- a CDS encoding sialate O-acetylesterase, coding for MNSKFLVKVSLVLMLFYLIPRPAYSNVSLPAIFGKHMVMQQNSEVKLWGWGKPMEKIRVTTSWDNDTLNTVTNNNAKWSVTIKTPEAGGPYSINIEGYNSVVIDDILMGEVWLLSGQSNMEWKTSFGINNIGEEVENADNNEIRFFSVTLKTSPTKCIDVSGQWMKCTPENMNDFSAIGYFFGKELNKELKIPVGLISSNWGGTPIETWVPEQEILASNELTESAQKVPYFPWAPNMPGCVYNAMIAPIMPFPMKGVLWYQGEANVDNSATYTKTLETLVRSWRKGFKTDLAFYYAQIAPFTHYAKDAGVKVREAQRRALESIPNSGMVVMSDIGDPLDIHPRNKIDAGKRFAHLALNKTYKLSDFPASGPLFKTFLIKGSEVEVIFDCAEGLHCEKADLPYFELAGEDGIWFSAQAFIKNDKVLVKSEEVRNPVNVRFAWANSATPKLFNKDNLPASCFTTIDF
- a CDS encoding glycoside hydrolase family 3 C-terminal domain-containing protein; its protein translation is MKKIFIYIGLTLGVMTNVNAQSDAKTEKQIDEIINQLTLKEKVAMCHAQSKFSSPGIPRLGIPELWMSDGPHGVRGEINWDDWGYANWTNDSITAFPALTCLAATFNPELSHEYGVAIGEEARFRKKDVLLGPGVNIYRTPLNGRNFEYMGEDPYLASVMVVPYIKGVQENGVAACVKHYALNNQEEWRGHINVNLSDRALYEIYLPAFKAAVKEGNVWSIMGAYNQVRGEHCCHSDLLLNKILKGEWNFDGAVITDWGGTHDTKQAAFNGLDIEMGTWTNGLTSSAKFAYGNYFLADPFLKMIQDGEIDESVVDDKVRRILRLMHRTNMNLNRSLGRMNNVEHAQAARKVAADGIVLLKNKNDFFPINPDTNIKIAVIGENATRSMTVGGGSSELKAKYEISPLEGIKNRFKNATILHSMGYASGPSAYGREIPSELNADSLVKAAVNVASKADVVLFIGGLNKNHFQDCEGGDRKHFELPFGQNELIDKLLKVNSNLGVVLVSGNAVEMPWLTHVNGLIQSWYNGSEAGNALADVISGDVNPSGKLPFSYPVQLKDNAAHYFGELSYPGDSINQYYKEDILVGYRWHDTKKIKPLFAFGYGLSYTGFKISDLTTDKQIYSKGDKIKVNCLLANTGEVKGAEVVQIYIGKPKSKVERALKELKGFKKVYLDYGEKQQVEIEISVDDLAFYDESISDWNLEKGTYIIYIGTSSDTIIQKQKINIK
- a CDS encoding SGNH/GDSL hydrolase family protein, whose amino-acid sequence is MRTIVKNIILLSCVFVFGFCNVQNQDIAFDQPNLTYEGRIMFRPDAAELSWSGSSVSIQFKGSSISATLQDLDTANYYNVIVDRKVISKLHTDTLKTKYILASGLSEGIHQVQLYKRTEWDKGKTLFYGFELPGDAKLLPAETPKKRKIEFYGNSITSAYGNEDTSGKDRPYGYFQNNYESYAAITARHFNAQYHCISKSGIGVLVSWFPLIMSEMYDRIDPNDSVLKWDFSKYTPDVVVINLFQNDSWIVNIPKNEQFKNRFGKDAPDSTTIIAAYKDFVTSIRGKYPHSSIICTLGSMDATQKGSQWPGYVQTAVSQLKDDKIFSCFFPFKNSGGHPNIKEHQVMADQLIEFIEENIEW